The proteins below are encoded in one region of Geomonas ferrireducens:
- a CDS encoding phosphoglucomutase/phosphomannomutase family protein gives MQRITFGTSGWRGIMCEDFIFENVKVVTQAIADHVKSTGEANKGIIVGYDSRFMGEAFAKESARVLTGAGIPTFLCVRDTPTPVISFEILRRGAAGAINFTASHNPPEYNGIKFSPSWGGPALPETTNDIERRANEMSGEICYNECPLDEAARKGLLEEIDPMQDYLADLAKKVDFAAIAKLGTVAVNPLYGTARGYLAEPLKAHGVKVVQMNANRDPYFGGFPPEPSEKYIHDFIKLVQQDPEISLGIATDGDADRFGIVDGDGSFIEPNYIIALLLDYLVRVKGMTGGVGRSVATSHLVDAVAKMHGIKVYETPVGFKYVGELISQGKIIIGGEESAGLSIKGHVPEKDGILACLLVAEMVAHEGMPVKALLERLYSKVGRYLTKRVNITLSPELEESFPQTIAATPASFAGEAVREKITVDGNKFILADGSWLLFRKSGTEPVVRLYCEASSEDRLQALVEAGRAFILGK, from the coding sequence ATGCAGCGAATCACTTTCGGCACTTCTGGCTGGCGCGGCATCATGTGTGAGGACTTCATCTTTGAGAATGTTAAGGTAGTGACCCAGGCGATTGCCGACCACGTTAAGAGTACCGGCGAAGCGAATAAAGGCATCATCGTCGGCTACGATTCAAGGTTCATGGGGGAAGCGTTTGCAAAGGAGTCGGCGCGAGTCCTCACCGGCGCCGGTATCCCCACCTTTTTGTGTGTACGCGATACTCCCACTCCGGTCATTTCCTTCGAGATCCTGAGAAGGGGCGCCGCCGGCGCCATCAACTTTACCGCAAGCCATAATCCTCCGGAGTATAACGGCATCAAGTTTTCTCCCTCCTGGGGCGGCCCCGCACTTCCAGAAACCACCAACGACATCGAGCGCCGCGCCAACGAGATGTCCGGCGAGATCTGCTACAACGAGTGTCCTCTCGACGAGGCGGCCCGGAAGGGACTCCTTGAGGAGATCGACCCGATGCAGGACTACCTTGCCGACCTCGCCAAGAAGGTCGACTTCGCCGCCATCGCCAAACTCGGCACCGTCGCGGTCAACCCGCTCTATGGTACGGCGCGCGGCTACCTCGCCGAACCTCTCAAGGCGCACGGCGTGAAGGTGGTTCAGATGAATGCGAACCGCGATCCGTATTTCGGCGGCTTCCCCCCCGAGCCAAGCGAGAAGTATATCCACGATTTCATAAAACTTGTACAGCAGGACCCTGAAATTTCTCTCGGCATCGCAACCGACGGCGATGCGGACCGCTTCGGCATCGTCGACGGAGACGGAAGCTTCATCGAACCGAACTACATCATCGCCCTTCTGCTGGATTACCTTGTTCGGGTGAAGGGGATGACCGGTGGGGTCGGGCGCTCGGTCGCCACCTCGCACCTGGTGGACGCCGTGGCGAAGATGCACGGCATCAAGGTGTACGAAACCCCCGTCGGCTTCAAGTATGTCGGCGAACTGATCAGCCAGGGGAAAATCATCATCGGCGGCGAGGAGAGCGCCGGTTTGTCCATCAAGGGGCACGTACCCGAGAAGGACGGCATTCTCGCCTGTCTGCTGGTAGCGGAGATGGTGGCGCACGAGGGGATGCCGGTCAAGGCACTTTTGGAGCGGCTCTACAGCAAGGTCGGGCGCTACCTTACCAAACGGGTGAACATCACGCTTTCCCCGGAACTGGAGGAGTCCTTCCCGCAGACCATCGCCGCGACCCCGGCGAGCTTCGCCGGAGAGGCTGTGCGGGAAAAGATCACCGTGGACGGCAACAAGTTTATTCTCGCGGACGGCAGCTGGCTTTTGTTCAGGAAGTCCGGCACCGAGCCGGTGGTGCGTCTTTACTGCGAGGCCTCCAGTGAAGATCGTCTCCAGGCGCTCGTTGAAGCAGGCCGGGCATTCATCCTCGGCAAATAG
- the nifU gene encoding Fe-S cluster assembly protein NifU: MWDYTDKVKEHFLNPRNVGEITDADAVGEVGSLACGDALKLFIKLDENKERIVDAKFQTFGCGSAIASSSALTEMVKGKTLDEALEITNQQIADFLGGLPEEKMHCSVMGQEALEAAIAKYRGVEAPAHGHGHDHVETEGELVCKCFGLTDVFLKKVIASNKLHTAEQVTHFTKAGGACGGCIPKIKELIAEVMGEEKKAAAEKPSKLTNLRKMQLIQETLENEVRPQLWADGGDLELIDIDGSTVQVAFRKACAGCASSGYTAKFVEQKLRELVSSDITVQEVQG; the protein is encoded by the coding sequence ATGTGGGACTACACCGATAAAGTAAAAGAACATTTCCTCAACCCTAGAAACGTGGGCGAGATAACGGATGCTGATGCGGTCGGCGAGGTGGGAAGCCTGGCCTGCGGCGATGCCCTTAAACTCTTTATAAAGCTGGATGAAAATAAGGAACGCATCGTCGACGCGAAATTCCAGACCTTCGGCTGCGGCAGCGCCATCGCCTCCTCCTCCGCCCTCACCGAGATGGTGAAGGGGAAGACCCTTGACGAGGCTCTGGAGATCACCAACCAGCAGATCGCCGATTTCCTGGGCGGGCTTCCGGAAGAGAAGATGCACTGCTCGGTCATGGGGCAGGAAGCTCTGGAAGCCGCCATTGCCAAGTACCGCGGTGTCGAGGCACCGGCTCACGGCCACGGTCATGACCACGTCGAGACCGAGGGCGAACTGGTCTGCAAGTGCTTCGGCCTGACCGACGTCTTCCTGAAGAAGGTCATCGCCTCCAACAAACTGCACACCGCCGAGCAGGTCACCCACTTCACCAAGGCGGGGGGCGCCTGCGGCGGCTGCATCCCGAAGATCAAGGAACTGATCGCCGAGGTGATGGGCGAAGAGAAGAAGGCGGCGGCCGAGAAGCCCTCCAAGCTCACCAACCTGAGGAAGATGCAGCTCATCCAGGAAACCCTGGAAAACGAGGTGCGTCCGCAGCTTTGGGCTGACGGTGGCGACCTCGAGCTGATCGACATCGACGGCTCCACCGTCCAGGTCGCCTTCAGGAAGGCGTGCGCCGGCTGCGCCTCCTCCGGCTACACCGCGAAATTCGTCGAGCAGAAGCTGCGCGAGCTTGTTTCCTCCGACATCACCGTGCAGGAGGTACAGGGATGA